One window of Pieris napi chromosome 1, ilPieNapi1.2, whole genome shotgun sequence genomic DNA carries:
- the LOC125052901 gene encoding extensin-like produces the protein MKLYAFVILLAFCYVQCKKTYAPIDKNANIAFINMEAGGVGPGSKKVQPTPAPSKAPVPPTPAPQPVTTYKSAPTTVKQAPIPAVPATNPPVQIRPKPVNPSPVVNPITTPGPGTVKQLVNFYDSQGKASPIRPYSYSQAVKQG, from the exons ATGAAGCTGTACGCATTTGTTATACTCCTAGCCTTTTGTTACGTACAAT GCAAAAAAACATATGCGCCCATAGACAAAAATGCCAACATAGCATTCATTAACATGGAAGCTGGTGGTGTGGGACCGGGTAGTAAAAAAGTCCAACCTACACCAGCGCCTAGCAAAGCCCCGGTACCTCCAACTCCAGCTCCGCAACCTGTAACTACATATAAATCAGCACCGACTACTGTTAAACAGGCCCCGATACCAGCGGTACCAGCAACCAACCCTCCTGTCCAAATCAGGCCAAAACCAGTAAATCCTAGTCCTGTTGTTAATCCAATAACAACCCCTGGACCTGGTACCGTCAAGCAGCTTGTCAACTTCTACGATAGCCAAGGAAAAGCGAGCCCTATTCGCCCCTACAGTTACAGCCAAGCAGTGAAACAAGGCTAA
- the LOC125049907 gene encoding endoribonuclease CG2145-like — protein MRIVLILFLCVGASIADDIASAAGQIFNSILPNLIGNSVTGQQGNTASNTLQQIGTVVGGVVDYAKKKSYEEMLKQVQDSTTDEDLLRISEEMFNADINNALNYIQVNLQGKTSPMSKSDEAQSSLLNVPENVWNGPTIRPFAALFDNYHKNVIRPEFVTPNEETEQVTYINTILATGPMRSLMTFLVSKGLNQMNEYPEQVELLKKIWFTKYARHWTGLCKCSCAFENVFMAELKSDQVLGLHSWLFFAKREMDRKANYLGYIDKLDLGGKGLILKQHSILSETKDAPEITMFVGTSPELETALYTLCFMARPDRPCKLHYNNVPFTIQTKTLKAENLVLIDTAYPVF, from the exons ATGAGGATTGTTCTCATATTATTCCTTTGTGTGGGGGCTTCCATCGCCGACGATATTGCCTCAGCTGCAGGTCAAATATTCAATAGTATTCTGCCAAACTTAATCGGCAATTCTGTTACCGGACAGCAGGGCAACACCGCTTCAAACACACTCCAGCAAATCGGAACCGTCGTTGGTGGCGTGGTTGATTATGCTAAGAAAAAGAGCTATGAAGAGATGCTTAAACAGGTGCAGGACTCGACAACGGATGAGGACCTTCTCCGCATCAGCGAGGAAATGTTCAACGCTGACATAAACAACGCTTTAAACTATATACAAGTGAATTTGCAAGGCAAAACGAGCCCTATGTCAAAGAGCGACGAAGCACAGTCTAG tcTTTTAAATGTCCCGGAGAACGTATGGAATGGACCGACAATCAGGCCGTTCGCGGCACTATTTGATAATTATCACAAGAACGTGATAAGGCCAGAGTTCGTAACACCAAAT GAGGAGACTGAACAAGTTACATACATTAACACTATCCTTGCTACTGGTCCAATGAGAAGTTTGATGACTTTCCTGGTGAGCAAAG GTCTTAATCAAATGAATGAATATCCGGAGCAAGTGgagttattgaaaaaaatttggtTTACGAAATATGCCCGTCATTGGACAGGACTCTGTAAATGTAGTTGCGCGTTTGAGAACGTATTCATGGCCGAACTGAAATCCGACCAAGTTTTAG GTCTACACAGCTGGTTATTCTTTGCGAAGCGAGAAATGGACCGCAAAGCTAACTACCTGGGCTACATCGACAAACTGGACTTAGGAGGA AAAGGGCTGATTCTCAAGCAACACTCGATCCTTAGTGAGACCAAGGATGCTCCTGAAATCACCATGTTCGTCGGCACATCCCCTGAACTAGAGACAGCCTTGTATACCCTATGCTTTATGGCTCGTCCGGACCGTCCTTGCAAGTTGCACTACAACAATGTACCATTCACCATCCAAACCAAAACATTGAAAGCTGAAAATCTTGTTCTGATCGACACTGCATACCCAGTTTTCtaa